The following are encoded in a window of Streptomyces sp. Go-475 genomic DNA:
- a CDS encoding glutathionylspermidine synthase family protein, with amino-acid sequence MERRTAEPRPGWQRTVEEQGLIYPLTRYPDDSLRPYWDESAYYVFTLPEIEALEEVVEELHRMCLAAAEHIVAEDRFADLGITDPRVARAVAEAWHRRAELPSVYGRFDLRYDGTGPAKLLEYNADTPTSLVEAASPQWFWMEERFPGADQWNSLHERLIDAWKKQSALLPPGSPLYFAYSSADELGEDMMTVAYLKETAEQAGLATDWIAMEEIGWDRLSGRFVDNRLRFIRSIFKLYPWEWLTTDRFADHVLDTLDNGGGTGSTLWIEPAWKMLLSNKALLAILWELYPDHPNLLPAYLDGPRDLPAKGWVAKPLLGREGAGVTIHEPGTEPVARDEPCCYQQLAPLPDFDGNRVVLGAWVVEDESAGLGIRESSGLITDEYARFLPHVIL; translated from the coding sequence ATGGAACGCCGCACCGCGGAACCCCGCCCCGGCTGGCAGCGGACCGTCGAGGAACAGGGCCTGATCTACCCGCTCACCCGCTACCCCGACGACTCCCTGCGCCCCTACTGGGACGAGAGCGCGTACTACGTCTTCACCCTCCCGGAGATCGAGGCCCTGGAGGAGGTGGTCGAGGAACTCCACCGCATGTGCCTGGCGGCGGCCGAGCACATCGTCGCCGAGGACCGCTTCGCCGACCTCGGCATCACCGACCCCCGGGTGGCCCGGGCGGTCGCCGAGGCCTGGCACCGCCGCGCCGAACTCCCCTCCGTCTACGGCCGCTTCGACCTCCGCTACGACGGCACCGGCCCGGCCAAGCTCCTGGAGTACAACGCCGACACCCCGACCTCACTGGTCGAGGCCGCGTCCCCCCAGTGGTTCTGGATGGAGGAGCGCTTCCCCGGCGCCGACCAGTGGAACTCCCTCCACGAACGCCTCATCGACGCCTGGAAGAAGCAGTCCGCGCTCCTCCCGCCGGGCAGCCCCCTGTACTTCGCGTACTCCTCCGCCGACGAACTCGGCGAGGACATGATGACGGTCGCCTACCTCAAGGAGACGGCCGAACAGGCGGGCCTGGCCACCGACTGGATCGCCATGGAGGAGATCGGCTGGGACCGCCTCTCCGGCCGCTTCGTCGACAACCGCCTCCGCTTCATCCGCAGCATCTTCAAGCTCTACCCCTGGGAGTGGCTCACCACCGACCGCTTCGCCGACCACGTCCTGGACACCCTCGACAACGGCGGCGGCACGGGCTCCACCCTGTGGATAGAACCGGCCTGGAAGATGCTCCTCAGCAACAAGGCCCTCCTGGCGATCCTCTGGGAGCTCTACCCCGACCACCCGAACCTCCTCCCCGCCTACCTGGACGGCCCCCGCGACCTGCCCGCGAAGGGCTGGGTGGCGAAGCCCCTGCTGGGCCGGGAGGGCGCGGGCGTGACGATCCACGAGCCCGGCACGGAACCCGTCGCCCGCGACGAACCCTGCTGCTACCAGCAACTCGCCCCCCTGCCCGACTTCGACGGCAACCGCGTGGTCCTGGGCGCCTGGGTCGTGGAGGACGAGTCGGCAGGCCTGGGCATCCGGGAGTCGTCGGGCCTGATCACGGACGAGTACGCACGATTCCTGCCCCACGTGATCCTGTAG